Proteins from a single region of Apium graveolens cultivar Ventura chromosome 7, ASM990537v1, whole genome shotgun sequence:
- the LOC141673708 gene encoding uncharacterized protein LOC141673708: MSRNTGGGGASSGSSSGSQQNPPARVFAMTANQAAANSGTISGTLIIGRRDAYVLFDTGLTHYVVSLSFVNHLGIAPSLLYPHMSIATTMGNSVIIYDVRREFLIAVGDRNYKVNLLPMKMHDFDFILGMDWLSEHRATTDYQGKRVIFGDAYKPEFDTSKDEPRIEDYPVVREYADVFPDELPSAEPISNAPYRMAPLELQELKEQLQELLDKGFIRPDVSS; the protein is encoded by the exons ATGTCACGCAACACTGGTGGAGGAGGAGCTAGCAGTGGTAGTAGCAGTGGAAGTCAACAAAATCCTCCAGCCAGAGTGTTTGCAATGACAGCAAATCAGGCAGCGGCTAATTCAGGTACCATTTCAGGAACACTTATTATTGGTAGACGTGATGCTTATGTATTATTTGATACTGGTTTGACCCATTATGTTGTGTCTTTATCGTTTGTTAATCATCTTGGTATTGCACCTTCATTATTATATCCTCATATGTCTATTGCTACCACAATGGGGAATTCTGTTATTATATATGATGTACGTCGAGAGTTTCTGATAGCTGTTGGAGATAGAAATTATAAGGTTAACTTGCTTCCAATGAAGATGCATGACTTTGACTTTATCTTGGGCATGGATTGGTTGAGTGAACATCGTGCCACAACTGATTATCAAGGAAAAAGGGTGATCTTTGGGGATGCATATAAACCAGAATTT GATACATCAAAGGATGAACCTCGCATCGAGGATTATCCAGTTGTGAGAGAGTATGcagatgtgtttcctgatgagcTACCAA GTGCCGAGCCTATTTCTAATGCACCTTACCGGATGGCACCACTtgagttgcaagaattgaaggagcagttgcaagagttgttggataaGGGATTTATCAGGCCAGATGTGTCTTCGTAG